A window from Chrysemys picta bellii isolate R12L10 chromosome 20, ASM1138683v2, whole genome shotgun sequence encodes these proteins:
- the LOC101949652 gene encoding prelamin-A/C-like produces the protein MAMDTPGQKRDAWYRAGYQSRMTRLQEKENLQKLNDRLAVYIGWVRSLESQNAGHRLRIPIPDEVSSRELSSIKVAYESELADARKTLDSVAKERARLQLELRKVQEEFKELKAQNAKKERDLQAAQARLDSRKTQLNSKEAALTTTLGEKRNLESQVQELRVQVDKLEAALGEVKKQLQDEMLRRVDAENRLQTLKEELDFQKNIYSEVSGGRTRRHETRLEEIDSSRQQEFESKLADALRGLRAQHEEEVKWYKEELEKTYRSKLENAKQSAERNSSMVGAAHEELQQSRIRIDSLSAQLSQLQKQLAAKESQLRDLEDALARERETSRRILSDKEREMADMRARMQQQLDEYQELLDIKLALDMEIHAYRKLLEGEEERLRLSPSPSSQKGGSRIHVSHSTTPGSSKKRKLEDGEHRTSFSQHARTSGRVAVEEVDLEGKFVRLRNKSNEDQAMGNWQIKRQNGDEALISYRFPPKFTLKAGQVVTIWASGAGATHSPPTDMVWKAQSSWGSGDSLRTALVNSSGEEVAMKKLVRTVIINDDEEDGGSVHPRAHCSGTGDPGESNLRPRTVVCRTCGRPAVKASGGQNAVAGSMFPEASTSNVTITLGGTGGDSSGGFGENPITRSCVLGNSDPRKAPQNCSIM, from the exons ATGGCTATGGACACCCCAGGTCAGAAGAGGGACGCATGGTATAGAGCGGGTTACCAATCCCGCATGACCCGCCTGCAGGAGAAGGAGAACCTGCAGAAGCTCAACGACCGGCTGGCCGTCTACATTGGCTGGGTGCGCTCGCTGGAGTCGCAGAATGCCGGTCACCGGCTGCGCATCCCCATCCCTGACGAGGTGTCAAGCCGTGAATTGTCGAGCATCAAAGTGGCCTACGAATCGGAGCTGGCGGATGCCCGCAAGACCTTGGATTCCGTGGCCAAGGAGAGGGCGCGACTGCAGCTGGAGCTGAGGAAAGTGCAGGAGGAATTCAAGGAGCTGAAGGCACA AAATGCTAAGAAGGAAAGGGACCTGCAGGCCGCTCAGGCTCGCCTCGACTCCAGGAAGACCCAGCTCAACTCCAAAGAGGCCGCGCTCACCACCACcctgggggagaagaggaaccTGGAGAGTCAAGTCCAGGAGCTGAGGGTGCAAGTGGACAAG ctggaaGCCGCCCTGGGCGAGGTGAAGAAGCAACTGCAGGACGAGATGCTGCGTCGGGTGGATGCCGAGAACCGTCTGCAGACGCTGAAGGAAGAACTCGACTTCCAGAAGAACATTTACAGCGAGGTGAGCGGG GGACGTACACGTCGCCACGAGACCCGCTTGGAGGAGATAGACAGCAGCCGGCAGCAGGAGTTTGAGAGCAAACTGGCCGACGCCCTCCGGGGCCTGCGGGCCCAGCACGAAGAGGAGGTCAAATGGTACAAGGAGGAGCTGGAGAAGACTTACCGATCCAAG CTGGAGAACGCCAAGCAGTCGGCGGAGAGGAACAGCAGCATGGTGGGCGCTGCCCACGAAGAACTGCAGCAGTCGAGGATCCGCATCGACAGCCTGTCGGCCCAGCTCAGCCAGCTGCAGAAGCAG ttGGCTGCCAAGGAGTCGCAGCTGCGGGACCTGGAGGACGCGCTGGCCCGGGAGCGGGAGACCAGCCGACGCATCCTGTCCGACAAGGAGCGGGAGATGGCGGACATGCGGGCCAggatgcagcagcagctggacgAGTACCAGGAGCTGCTGGACATCAAGCTGGCCCTGGACATGGAGATCCACGCCTACCGCAAGCtactggagggagaggaggagag GCTGAGGCTGTCtccaagccccagctcccagaagGGGGGCTCCAGGATCCACGTCAGCCACTCCACCACGCCGGGCTCCTCCAAGAAGAGGAAGCTGGAGGACGGGGAGCACCGGACGAGCTTCTCCCAACACGCGAGGACCAGCGGCCGCGTGGCCGTGGAAGAGGTTGATCTGGAAGGGAAATTTGTGCGTCTCAGGAACAAGTCCAATGAG GACCAGGCGATGGGGAACTGGCAGATCAAGCGTCAGAATGGAGACGAGGCCCTCATCAGTTACCGCTTCCCTCCCAAGTTCACCCTGAAGGCCGGCCAGGTGGTCACG ATCTGGGCCTCCGGAGCGGGCGCCACCCATAGCCCTCCCACTGACATGGTGTGGAAGGCCCAAAGTTCCTGGGGCTCTGGAGACAGCCTGCGTACCGCCCTGGTCAACTCCAGCGGAGAG gagGTGGCCATGAAGAAGCTGGTGCGCACGGTGATCATCAATGACGACGAGGAGGATGGAGGCAGCGTCCACCCCCGT GCCCACTGCAGCGGCACAGGTGATCCTGGGGAGTCGAATCTGCGCCCCCGCACTGTTGTGTGCCGCACCTGTGGCAGGCCAGCAGTGAAAGCCAGTGGCGGCCAGAACGCCGTGGCCGGCTCCATGTTCCCAGAAGCGTCCACCTCCAATGTCACCATCACCCTTGGGGGCACTGGTGGAGACAGCAGCGGCGGCTTTGGAGAAAACCCGATCACCAGGTCCTGCGTCCTGGGTAATTCTGACCCACGAAAG GCTCCGCAAAACTGCAGCATCATGTAA